A window from Leptospira meyeri encodes these proteins:
- a CDS encoding rhodanese-like domain-containing protein produces the protein MNRIALIVLVLVCLVFIVYKLRSTLGVDQSQLKEKIDAGALVVDVRTVAEFQSGHFPGAINIPVDQVSKRLDEFGDKKRSIIVYCASGGRSGSAKSFLESIGYSDVTNAGGLSNMPNP, from the coding sequence TTGAATCGTATTGCCTTAATTGTATTAGTTCTTGTTTGTCTTGTTTTTATCGTTTATAAATTAAGATCCACATTAGGAGTGGATCAGTCTCAGTTGAAAGAAAAAATTGATGCTGGAGCTTTGGTTGTTGATGTGAGAACAGTTGCTGAGTTTCAATCTGGTCATTTTCCTGGTGCGATCAATATTCCTGTAGACCAGGTCTCGAAACGATTGGATGAATTCGGTGATAAAAAGAGATCCATCATTGTATATTGCGCATCAGGTGGTAGGAGCGGGAGTGCCAAATCCTTTTTGGAATCAATCGGATACTCTGACGTAACGAACGCTGGTGGACTTTCTAATATGCCCAATCCGTAA
- a CDS encoding serine hydrolase domain-containing protein codes for MKSIQSIIFISLISSFIMNCQKPVATDKDTQSLLVAGIFGSCFSLDTCFDQYAKTTDEGASFQVFDGSGNRIYARQSILDYNTYRPIASGSKWVTAITAMRAIDCNSNSGTYANCGTVTTGTCATGGSLSLSRTTGDILGWTGTKGTITLRQLLSFTSGLNAGGGNGSGQATCISTLPVGASGAQKDTCVNDIRDQSTGTPGALFQYNSNHMAVAQRMLEVSCGKTWNTIFTQLIVTPLGWDANQAVWKGNYRTAEDTDGSLSGAFGLSISPEHYARMINALLMNGTAKNAAGGNIANFLSTTSVTEILADQYQGAKIGYSQFSAFGYRWQYGLGNWRFCTTTDIPAECDRDLISHSIGINGYYPWIDKNRNYMAILAVNNVGRKNGLSLLPASSTSLFFAETVRPLIHLQIGK; via the coding sequence ATGAAATCAATTCAATCTATCATATTCATATCACTTATTTCTTCTTTTATTATGAACTGCCAAAAGCCTGTTGCAACCGATAAGGATACACAATCTTTACTTGTCGCAGGGATATTTGGCTCCTGCTTCAGTCTCGACACTTGTTTTGATCAATATGCAAAAACTACCGATGAAGGAGCCAGTTTCCAAGTTTTTGATGGGTCAGGTAACAGAATTTATGCGAGACAATCCATTTTGGATTATAATACCTACCGACCGATCGCTTCGGGATCCAAATGGGTGACTGCCATCACCGCTATGCGAGCCATTGATTGTAATTCCAATAGTGGAACATATGCAAACTGTGGGACAGTTACTACGGGAACCTGTGCCACAGGTGGTAGCTTATCTTTGAGTAGAACCACTGGAGATATTCTCGGATGGACTGGAACCAAGGGAACCATTACCCTCCGTCAATTATTGTCCTTTACCTCAGGTTTGAACGCCGGAGGAGGAAATGGTTCAGGTCAGGCCACCTGTATCTCCACATTACCAGTCGGTGCATCTGGTGCACAAAAAGATACTTGTGTAAATGATATTAGAGATCAGTCCACCGGAACACCAGGAGCATTATTCCAGTACAATTCCAATCATATGGCCGTCGCACAACGTATGTTAGAGGTATCCTGTGGAAAAACCTGGAATACCATTTTCACCCAGCTCATTGTCACTCCTTTGGGTTGGGATGCAAACCAAGCTGTTTGGAAAGGAAACTACCGAACTGCAGAAGATACAGATGGAAGTTTGTCTGGCGCCTTTGGTCTCTCTATATCTCCAGAACATTATGCAAGAATGATTAACGCACTCCTTATGAATGGAACTGCTAAAAATGCAGCAGGAGGAAATATCGCCAATTTTCTATCCACAACTTCAGTGACAGAAATTTTAGCAGACCAATACCAAGGGGCGAAGATTGGTTACTCCCAATTTTCAGCTTTCGGGTATCGTTGGCAATACGGCCTCGGAAACTGGAGATTTTGCACCACTACGGATATACCCGCAGAATGTGATCGTGACCTCATTTCGCACAGCATTGGTATCAATGGATATTATCCATGGATTGATAAAAACCGAAATTATATGGCAATCCTCGCTGTAAATAATGTGGGAAGAAAAAATGGATTGAGTTTGTTACCAGCATCTTCAACCTCATTATTCTTTGCAGAAACGGTGAGACCACTCATCCATCTACAAATAGGTAAGTAA
- a CDS encoding class I SAM-dependent methyltransferase translates to MKRSVNFSFHHMVRIPEPELMEDATQVASYAQADFETAHSFLIRKFQDRLPSRFNPESILDLGCGPGDMSSRLYSQFPNSNFTFLDGSEFMLDHCKKRMESLVPKKRNKKMEFKKELIQEFVPESPYDLVFSNSLLHHLHDPFEFWGAVQRSIHSDSFIFISDLMRPDSLNAAYQLIERYANNEPDVLKTDFYNSLLAAYRIEEVKEMLEIVRLDGRLNLEPITDRHWICYSKPRL, encoded by the coding sequence ATGAAACGATCTGTAAACTTTTCCTTTCACCACATGGTTCGAATTCCAGAGCCAGAACTTATGGAAGATGCTACACAAGTAGCATCCTATGCACAAGCTGACTTCGAAACAGCCCATTCCTTTTTGATTCGTAAATTTCAAGATAGACTTCCTTCCAGGTTTAATCCGGAATCCATTTTGGATTTAGGATGTGGCCCAGGTGATATGTCATCTCGACTATATTCACAATTTCCGAATTCGAATTTTACATTTCTGGATGGTTCTGAGTTCATGTTAGATCATTGTAAGAAGCGTATGGAGTCACTGGTTCCAAAAAAAAGAAACAAAAAAATGGAATTTAAAAAAGAACTCATTCAGGAATTTGTTCCTGAATCGCCTTATGATTTAGTATTTTCTAATTCCTTATTACACCATTTACATGATCCATTTGAATTTTGGGGAGCAGTACAAAGATCCATTCATTCAGATAGTTTTATTTTTATATCTGATTTGATGCGACCAGATTCATTAAACGCTGCATATCAACTAATAGAGCGTTATGCGAATAATGAACCTGATGTCTTAAAAACAGACTTTTACAATAGTTTGCTTGCTGCTTATCGAATCGAAGAAGTAAAAGAAATGTTGGAGATTGTCAGACTAGATGGAAGATTAAATTTAGAACCGATCACAGACCGGCACTGGATTTGTTATTCTAAACCAAGGCTTTAA
- a CDS encoding TerB family tellurite resistance protein, which translates to MAKKIVQNLKQVKGNKKKHPDSIQSTLDIESDLHIEYAKVLLSLWSYACHADGQFKKKEGEIVGELVNVLFEPDCLLSGFQTQKKQVLDILSKTFENPLPMKTITKVVSDNDEYALNFFEDAVCIVASDGSLNKDEIRFLEDLASELKISHMDKVRVEKKYLS; encoded by the coding sequence ATGGCAAAGAAAATCGTTCAAAATTTGAAACAAGTCAAAGGGAACAAAAAGAAACATCCGGATTCCATCCAATCGACTCTAGACATCGAAAGTGACCTTCATATTGAATATGCCAAAGTCCTTCTTAGTTTATGGTCCTATGCCTGTCATGCCGATGGGCAATTCAAAAAAAAAGAAGGCGAAATCGTGGGGGAACTTGTGAACGTACTATTTGAACCCGATTGCCTCTTAAGTGGGTTCCAAACCCAAAAAAAACAAGTTTTGGACATCCTATCAAAAACCTTTGAAAATCCACTGCCTATGAAAACCATAACCAAAGTCGTTTCAGACAATGATGAGTATGCTTTGAATTTTTTTGAGGATGCAGTCTGTATTGTTGCTTCCGACGGTTCTCTCAACAAAGATGAAATTCGTTTTTTGGAAGATTTAGCCTCTGAACTAAAGATTAGTCATATGGATAAAGTGAGAGTCGAAAAAAAATATCTAAGCTAA
- a CDS encoding nuclear transport factor 2 family protein, with amino-acid sequence MHANEELIQKFYTAFQNKDGQTMVSLYHPEIEFQDPAFGHLKGKEAGAMWLMLLERSQNLTIRFSNIKADEAKGSANWEADYSFSKTGRLVQNKIHANFTFKDGKIFTHKDHFSMWKWLGMAMGPVGYFLGWWPALGNKVRKEAVTGLQLYMKRKRM; translated from the coding sequence ATGCATGCAAATGAAGAGTTAATTCAAAAGTTTTACACAGCTTTCCAAAACAAAGACGGCCAAACTATGGTTTCCCTTTACCATCCCGAAATTGAATTCCAAGATCCTGCCTTTGGTCATTTAAAAGGGAAAGAAGCAGGTGCCATGTGGCTGATGTTACTGGAAAGAAGTCAAAACTTAACGATTCGATTTTCGAATATTAAAGCGGACGAGGCCAAAGGTTCTGCAAACTGGGAAGCTGACTATAGTTTTAGCAAAACAGGTAGATTGGTTCAAAACAAAATCCATGCAAACTTTACGTTTAAAGATGGAAAGATATTCACTCACAAGGATCATTTTTCGATGTGGAAATGGCTCGGGATGGCAATGGGTCCTGTTGGATATTTCCTCGGTTGGTGGCCTGCACTTGGAAACAAGGTACGCAAAGAAGCAGTCACTGGATTACAATTGTATATGAAACGAAAACGTATGTAG
- a CDS encoding START domain-containing protein: MTKKQILTMTLIGISFLSNVSSLLAQSSEWSESKRKKGIQVLTRPFVGSNLDEFLGRTEIEASISQVIALLTDPASCKNLYHQCKELTVLSGTEKKSVVYLRNGAPWPVNDRDLIMDRSFEQNEKTLATVMKIKRLDSNARPTPSGVTRMENFEGVWRIIPQTNGKLKIEYQAHFEPGGSVPQSVINLVLTDTPYESLLNLKTLVEEGKHKDTKFDWIKEPTKN; encoded by the coding sequence ATGACAAAAAAACAAATCCTAACTATGACATTGATAGGAATTTCCTTTCTATCAAATGTTTCTTCCCTCCTTGCCCAATCATCTGAATGGTCGGAGTCCAAACGGAAAAAAGGAATCCAAGTATTGACTCGTCCTTTTGTGGGTTCCAACCTAGATGAATTTTTAGGCAGAACTGAAATTGAAGCCTCTATTTCTCAAGTCATTGCTTTATTAACCGACCCGGCTTCTTGTAAAAATCTTTATCACCAGTGTAAAGAACTCACCGTGCTTTCGGGTACCGAAAAAAAATCAGTAGTTTATCTCCGTAACGGTGCACCTTGGCCAGTCAATGATCGTGATTTGATTATGGACAGAAGTTTTGAACAAAATGAAAAAACTTTAGCAACTGTGATGAAAATCAAACGTCTCGATTCCAATGCACGGCCAACTCCTTCTGGAGTTACTCGTATGGAAAACTTTGAGGGTGTTTGGCGTATCATTCCACAAACAAATGGAAAACTAAAAATCGAATACCAAGCTCACTTTGAACCTGGTGGATCAGTTCCCCAATCAGTCATCAACCTAGTTTTAACTGACACTCCTTACGAATCACTTTTAAATTTAAAAACATTAGTAGAAGAAGGAAAACATAAAGATACAAAATTCGATTGGATCAAAGAACCCACAAAAAATTAA
- the metG gene encoding methionine--tRNA ligase, protein MSKNILVTSALPYANGSIHLGHVLEAVQTDIWVRFQKLVGNNCYFFCADDTHGTPIMIAAKKAGKTPETMIEEVQKEHYKDLTSFGVSYDNYYTTNSDENKKFSESIYLTLKKKGHIVARNIEQSYCEHDKMFLPDRFIKGTCPKCGAKDQYGDSCEVCGTSYSPKDLKDSYCSICGTKPVLKESKHLFFKLQDFQTQLQTWIEGESRLNEGAQKKLKEWFTSGLQEWDISRDGPYFGFAIPEEENKYFYVWLDAPIGYMASAMNFLKDEKKFNEIWKEGKGEIVHFIGKDILYFHGLFWPAMLMGADYQTPSQLNVHGFLTVNGEKMSKSRGTFINASTFAKYLDVEHFRFYLACRLGSGMEDVDISFDDFVSRVNSDLIGNLVNLVSRVSTSILDKMDRKLGSLSIEGNSLVSELLSKESEIREAYESRNYSKVMREITGLGDKVNKYVNDYAPWNLIKTDIEKAREVVTTSLNCAKILFTYLGPVTPKIVNSVAQLFQVESLSFLNLKETLENQVLGPYQMLSKRVEEKNISLMIEETKEAFQKANPEKSKSEPTKSTTPEASVSTVSAEGFITIEELSKVELRVGQIMEANPVEGADKLLFVKVNLGEKGIKNVFAGIKASYTAEELVGKKVVVVANLKPRQMKFGLSEAMLLASGKEKTLSLFVPDRDANPGDLLK, encoded by the coding sequence ATGTCGAAAAATATTCTCGTTACAAGCGCGCTTCCCTACGCCAACGGTTCCATCCATTTGGGACATGTATTAGAAGCAGTCCAAACAGATATCTGGGTACGTTTCCAAAAGTTAGTTGGGAACAATTGTTATTTCTTTTGTGCGGATGACACGCACGGGACTCCCATCATGATTGCCGCCAAAAAAGCAGGCAAAACTCCTGAGACCATGATCGAAGAAGTGCAGAAAGAGCATTACAAAGATCTAACTTCTTTTGGAGTTTCGTATGACAACTATTATACGACAAATTCGGATGAAAACAAAAAATTTTCTGAATCCATTTACCTCACCTTAAAGAAAAAGGGTCATATAGTTGCGAGAAACATTGAACAATCATATTGCGAACACGACAAAATGTTTCTTCCTGACAGGTTCATCAAAGGAACTTGTCCTAAGTGTGGAGCAAAAGACCAATATGGCGATTCTTGCGAAGTATGCGGAACGAGTTATTCTCCCAAGGATTTAAAAGATTCCTATTGTTCTATCTGTGGAACAAAGCCAGTTCTCAAAGAATCCAAACATTTATTTTTTAAACTCCAAGACTTTCAAACCCAACTGCAAACCTGGATCGAAGGCGAAAGTCGATTGAACGAAGGAGCACAGAAAAAATTAAAGGAATGGTTTACCTCTGGATTGCAAGAATGGGATATCAGTCGTGACGGCCCTTACTTTGGTTTTGCAATTCCTGAAGAAGAGAATAAATACTTTTATGTTTGGTTAGATGCACCAATCGGATATATGGCTTCAGCCATGAACTTTCTAAAGGATGAAAAGAAGTTCAACGAAATTTGGAAAGAAGGTAAAGGTGAAATTGTTCATTTTATCGGGAAAGACATTTTATACTTTCATGGACTCTTTTGGCCAGCAATGTTAATGGGAGCCGATTACCAAACTCCCTCTCAACTCAATGTTCATGGATTTTTAACTGTCAACGGTGAGAAGATGTCCAAATCCAGAGGGACATTTATCAACGCTTCTACATTCGCAAAATATTTAGATGTCGAACACTTTAGATTTTATTTGGCCTGCCGTTTGGGTTCGGGAATGGAAGATGTGGATATTTCATTTGATGATTTTGTCTCACGAGTTAATTCCGATCTCATTGGAAATCTTGTGAACTTAGTATCCCGGGTGTCTACCTCCATCTTAGATAAAATGGACCGCAAGTTAGGAAGTCTTTCTATAGAGGGAAATTCACTGGTTTCGGAACTTCTATCCAAAGAATCAGAAATTCGAGAAGCTTATGAATCGCGTAACTATTCTAAGGTGATGAGAGAAATTACTGGTCTTGGTGATAAAGTTAACAAATACGTAAATGATTATGCTCCTTGGAACTTAATTAAAACAGACATAGAAAAAGCAAGAGAGGTTGTGACAACTTCGCTCAATTGTGCAAAGATTCTATTTACTTATTTGGGGCCGGTTACTCCCAAAATTGTTAATTCGGTTGCCCAGCTTTTCCAAGTAGAGAGTTTAAGTTTTTTAAATTTGAAAGAAACACTTGAGAACCAAGTTCTTGGGCCATACCAAATGTTATCAAAACGTGTAGAGGAAAAAAATATTTCACTTATGATAGAGGAAACCAAAGAAGCATTTCAAAAAGCAAATCCAGAGAAATCTAAATCGGAACCAACTAAATCCACAACTCCGGAGGCGAGTGTTTCTACGGTTTCAGCAGAAGGGTTCATCACCATAGAAGAACTTTCAAAGGTGGAACTTCGGGTTGGGCAAATTATGGAAGCAAACCCTGTCGAAGGCGCCGACAAACTTTTGTTTGTTAAAGTTAACCTTGGAGAAAAAGGAATCAAAAATGTTTTTGCTGGCATCAAAGCAAGTTATACGGCAGAGGAATTAGTTGGGAAAAAAGTCGTTGTGGTCGCTAATCTAAAGCCAAGACAAATGAAATTTGGATTATCGGAAGCAATGTTACTGGCATCAGGAAAAGAAAAAACTTTATCTTTATTTGTGCCTGATCGTGACGCAAATCCAGGAGATCTTTTAAAATAG
- a CDS encoding SRPBCC family protein produces the protein MKRIVLFAFGTSFLLIGLVVLFLAVGYFQDPKFHAETSEWLKAEPEDIWAYITDVNDLPNRRKEVVAIKILETRPNGMIQKWEETPDMGGYMIFELRESIPNKLWKIELTDASFKMRGSWTYSLERKIPGTVVTISEDSEITSVPVRGAYFLAGRDATLQKEMELIRNRFSGR, from the coding sequence ATGAAACGAATTGTTCTCTTTGCTTTCGGAACCAGTTTTTTACTCATTGGACTCGTAGTTCTTTTTTTAGCAGTCGGTTACTTCCAAGATCCTAAATTCCATGCAGAAACAAGCGAATGGTTGAAAGCTGAGCCAGAAGACATTTGGGCTTACATTACGGATGTAAATGATCTTCCCAATCGCAGAAAGGAAGTGGTCGCAATCAAAATTTTAGAAACCAGGCCCAATGGTATGATCCAAAAATGGGAAGAAACACCGGATATGGGTGGATATATGATTTTTGAACTTCGCGAATCCATTCCCAATAAACTTTGGAAAATTGAACTGACGGACGCTAGTTTTAAAATGCGTGGGTCTTGGACTTACTCTTTAGAAAGAAAAATCCCAGGAACAGTTGTGACAATTTCTGAAGACTCTGAAATCACAAGTGTTCCTGTGAGAGGGGCATATTTCCTTGCCGGAAGGGATGCTACTCTCCAAAAAGAGATGGAACTCATTCGCAACCGGTTTAGCGGGCGTTAG
- a CDS encoding TIGR04452 family lipoprotein: MRQIILSILFFVFLTNCMLTETIGIPTYGAVKGSEAKKRISEAIFEAESTASSFWLAQSGMKGGQGPISPLLLINGFLAKILYSYLTKIEDEEYFMESSVLQCESDIRTKGALALGVIYDGLTTVGGASRDALLLPEFASCDLDRTGKIITLEPIRF; this comes from the coding sequence ATGAGACAAATTATTCTATCCATTCTTTTCTTTGTGTTTCTCACAAATTGTATGCTGACAGAAACAATTGGAATCCCCACCTATGGTGCAGTGAAAGGTTCCGAGGCAAAAAAACGGATTTCTGAAGCAATTTTTGAGGCCGAATCTACTGCCTCTTCCTTTTGGTTGGCACAATCTGGAATGAAAGGAGGACAGGGTCCAATCTCCCCTCTTCTTCTGATCAATGGTTTTCTCGCAAAAATCCTATATTCATACCTAACGAAGATCGAAGATGAAGAATACTTTATGGAATCATCTGTTTTGCAGTGTGAATCAGATATTCGGACAAAAGGTGCATTGGCTCTGGGTGTTATTTACGATGGTTTAACAACTGTTGGGGGAGCATCTCGTGATGCACTTTTACTACCGGAATTTGCATCCTGCGACCTGGATCGCACAGGAAAAATTATCACCTTAGAACCGATTCGCTTTTAA
- a CDS encoding phosphoribosyl-AMP cyclohydrolase, protein MIQLPKEKEITIISKPSFDSNEVSLQVMNSDLAQDFVNHFDFDSKQLFIDCDEDALLEIDSSLQNFSKRLLWESGSLKLTEEEWATFQNTIPAISPFLAQDKSGKDLMLAWGKKESLLSAVTTGLGTYYSRSRKGKWVKGEESGHLQNLFSIYVHSNPFFVQYVTSQIGAACHTGYYSCFFRELGPNDSVSFVYSNKVGE, encoded by the coding sequence ATGATCCAACTTCCAAAAGAAAAAGAGATTACCATCATATCGAAACCTTCCTTTGATTCCAATGAGGTGAGTTTACAAGTGATGAACTCCGATCTTGCACAAGATTTTGTGAATCATTTTGATTTTGATAGTAAACAATTGTTTATCGATTGTGATGAAGATGCATTATTAGAGATTGATTCTAGTCTTCAAAATTTCAGCAAACGTCTATTATGGGAATCGGGAAGTTTAAAATTAACGGAAGAAGAGTGGGCTACGTTTCAAAATACGATTCCTGCTATATCTCCATTTCTTGCACAAGACAAATCAGGTAAGGATTTGATGTTGGCTTGGGGAAAAAAAGAAAGCCTTTTGTCTGCCGTAACAACAGGACTTGGAACTTATTATAGTCGCTCTAGAAAAGGAAAGTGGGTGAAAGGGGAAGAGTCGGGACATCTTCAGAACCTTTTCTCAATTTATGTACATTCTAACCCTTTTTTTGTACAGTACGTAACTAGCCAAATTGGTGCTGCATGTCATACAGGATATTATTCTTGTTTTTTTCGAGAGCTTGGCCCGAATGATTCTGTTTCGTTCGTCTATTCTAATAAAGTCGGAGAATGA
- a CDS encoding adenylate/guanylate cyclase domain-containing protein, whose amino-acid sequence MATKSEQILREKEIEGIKFSLYGKILIFSLLTIATFFVAQTLFELLTIASISLGLNLVLYILSKFLKKGKFVSFVGLFCVLIDLFIITILPFIWYNAVGGESQVPRTYLIKTYLHFIIAATLVMNAFSIQPIYPMIYALGVVVSQAGILIYAQQDPRFVSTESFKEAFLGPAAHVNNYIMSMGIIGVLGFFLAYLTYRVRRTVLAAVTNEIKMSQLSRYFSPNVVNEMGEAGDEFFKPGGKESTVAVLFCDIANFTQISESLGPEKTMSLLSEYHSFMLDIVFEHNGTLDKFIGDGMMVTFGTPLPGKDDATHAVRAGVTMLHALSLWNQKRESKGEKPIAIRIGIHYGPVIVGNVGVEKRLEYTVIGDTVNAASRLESLGKELKRNFLISKELYDQVSLEFRQNLKIKSMGALSLRGKTKTTEILSVEAN is encoded by the coding sequence ATGGCAACAAAGTCAGAACAAATCTTAAGGGAAAAGGAGATTGAAGGGATTAAGTTTAGTCTCTACGGAAAAATCTTAATCTTTTCCCTTTTGACAATAGCTACTTTCTTTGTTGCTCAAACTTTATTTGAATTACTAACGATAGCCTCTATTTCGTTAGGTTTAAATTTAGTTTTATATATTTTGTCTAAGTTTTTGAAAAAGGGAAAGTTTGTTTCCTTTGTTGGATTATTTTGTGTTTTAATAGATTTATTCATCATCACCATTCTTCCATTTATTTGGTACAATGCGGTTGGCGGTGAGTCGCAAGTCCCAAGAACTTACTTAATCAAAACTTATTTACACTTTATTATTGCAGCAACATTAGTCATGAACGCATTTAGCATCCAACCCATATATCCAATGATTTATGCTTTGGGTGTTGTGGTTAGCCAAGCTGGTATTTTGATCTATGCGCAACAAGATCCGCGATTTGTTAGTACTGAAAGTTTCAAAGAAGCCTTTCTTGGTCCAGCGGCTCATGTAAATAATTATATCATGTCTATGGGAATCATCGGAGTCCTTGGATTTTTTTTGGCATATCTTACCTACCGTGTTAGGCGAACAGTGTTGGCAGCAGTTACAAACGAAATCAAGATGTCCCAGCTTTCTCGTTATTTCTCTCCAAATGTTGTCAACGAAATGGGAGAGGCAGGTGATGAATTCTTTAAGCCAGGCGGAAAGGAGTCAACGGTTGCTGTTTTATTTTGTGATATTGCCAATTTCACTCAAATCTCAGAATCCCTGGGACCTGAAAAAACCATGTCACTCCTGTCTGAATACCATAGTTTTATGTTAGATATCGTTTTTGAACATAATGGTACTCTCGATAAATTTATCGGAGATGGCATGATGGTGACTTTTGGAACTCCTCTTCCAGGGAAGGACGATGCCACTCATGCTGTCCGAGCCGGTGTAACTATGTTACATGCTCTTTCCCTTTGGAATCAAAAAAGAGAATCAAAAGGAGAAAAGCCGATAGCCATTCGTATTGGGATTCATTATGGTCCAGTCATTGTTGGAAATGTAGGTGTGGAGAAACGCCTAGAATACACTGTCATTGGGGATACGGTTAATGCTGCCAGCCGATTGGAATCCCTAGGAAAAGAGTTAAAACGAAACTTTCTAATCTCGAAAGAATTGTATGATCAAGTTTCTTTAGAATTTCGACAAAATTTAAAAATCAAATCGATGGGTGCATTATCTCTTCGTGGAAAAACAAAAACGACGGAAATTTTATCTGTGGAGGCAAATTGA